Genomic segment of Bacilli bacterium:
GCGCCGCCGGCTTTTTCTGCGCGAGGGAATTATTTGCCCATAACGGCGTGCCCGTCGGGCTGATTAACGCCGCCGTCGGCGGAACGCCCATCGAGGCATGGATGAGCGAGGAAACTTTGCGCCGCTTCGCCGGTTACGAGGACACTTTGAACCGATGCAAGGATGACGCCTATGTGGCCGATACGATGCGGAAAGATACGGAACGCGCAGAGAATTGGTTTAAACATCTTAATGAAAACGATCAGGGGCTAAAAGACGCCTGGTATAGCGAGATCCTTGACACGTCGGAATGGAAGGATTTTGCCGTTCCGAATTCATGGGCGAACAGCGAGCTTGAACATTTGCGGGGCGCCGTCTGGTTCCGGAAGGAAATCGAACTTCCCGCTTCCATGACGGATTGTGAAGCGAAATTATGCCTGGGAACGATCGTTGATGCGGATGACGCCTATATCAACGGCACGTTCGTCGGAAGTACGGGGTACAGGTATCCGCCCAGACGTTACAAAGTGGCCAGGGGGCTGTTGAAGCCCGGCCGGAATTCCATTGCGGTGCGGGTGATCAGCTATCAGGGGATTGGCGAGTTCCTTGAAGACATGCCTTACAAGCTGATCGCCAACGGCCACGAACTGGATTTGCAAGGTACGTGGAAATATCGGGTAGGCGCGGTCACGGATGAATTGCCGCCGCAAACCTTTTTTCAATATATGCCGGGCGGCGTTTTTAACGGGATGATTGCGCCGCTTAAGCATTACGCGATCAAGGGCGTCCTCTGGTATCAGGGCGAGTCGAACGCCCACCGCGCCGCGGGCTATCGCGAGCTGTTTCGCGCATTGGTGGCGGATTGGCGCGGCAACTGGGAGAACGGCAACCTGCCGTTTATCTTTACGCAGTTGGCCAATTTCGGCGGCTCGGATCCGCAGTCGGTCGACTGGGCGGAACTTCGCGAGGAGCAACGAAGAAGTCTGGACATTCCGGGCACCGCGATGGCGGTCACAATCGATATCGGGCAATACAACGAGCTCCATCCGCAAGACAAAAAAACCCTCGGGCGGCGGCTTTCGCTATGCGCGCGGAAAATTGCCGACGGCGAGGATCTCGTTTACAGCGGCCCGTTGTACAAGTCGATGGAAAGGAAAGCGGACGCCATACACGTGCATTTCGATCATATCGGCAGCGGTCTGGCCACATCGGGCGGCGACCTTGCGGGTTTTGAAATTTGCGGACCGGACGGCAAGTTCCAGCCGGCGCATGCCGTCATATCCGGCGAAACCGTCATCGTATCAAGCGAAGCGATCAAACAGCCGCAGCATGTCCGCTACGGCTGGCGAAACAACCCTGCCGGCGCGAATCTGATCAATCGGGAAGGGCTGCCGGCGTCGCCGTTTACTACCGAGAATTAAGTTCCGGCTCCGCTAAGCCGTTGCCAACCCCGCTGCCGGCGAAAGCGGCGGGCGCACAGATACGGATGCCCGGCTATTCGCCATGCGCGGGGCGCGAAAAAAGGGATGCGAGCAATTCGCATCCCCG
This window contains:
- a CDS encoding sialate O-acetylesterase — translated: MNVILSSILSDGMVLQRKAKVAIWGKSEPLQTVRLSFCDKDYGTKADGNGDWLIELHHLEPGGPFAMTLSAGDEKLVIQDILVGDVWLLGGQSNMELPVGRTLDLFENELAEVNLPHIRHFTVPMVYDFHGPRQHIAEGKWISANPRDVMAFSAAGFFCARELFAHNGVPVGLINAAVGGTPIEAWMSEETLRRFAGYEDTLNRCKDDAYVADTMRKDTERAENWFKHLNENDQGLKDAWYSEILDTSEWKDFAVPNSWANSELEHLRGAVWFRKEIELPASMTDCEAKLCLGTIVDADDAYINGTFVGSTGYRYPPRRYKVARGLLKPGRNSIAVRVISYQGIGEFLEDMPYKLIANGHELDLQGTWKYRVGAVTDELPPQTFFQYMPGGVFNGMIAPLKHYAIKGVLWYQGESNAHRAAGYRELFRALVADWRGNWENGNLPFIFTQLANFGGSDPQSVDWAELREEQRRSLDIPGTAMAVTIDIGQYNELHPQDKKTLGRRLSLCARKIADGEDLVYSGPLYKSMERKADAIHVHFDHIGSGLATSGGDLAGFEICGPDGKFQPAHAVISGETVIVSSEAIKQPQHVRYGWRNNPAGANLINREGLPASPFTTEN